ccgggggcaaaatcgaaaaacctaaaaaatttgcactaaaatttcgaaatccaccgggggcggccGCCCCCCTCCTTAACCCTTTGGATCCGCCTCTGGTGAGTATTAGATAAAAGAGTGGTTTAATTGTTGGTATCTTCTAAAACAAACGTGTGTGTaactaaaattttatttttataaacgtAAACCACTATATTAGCTATCTATATAGGATTATATACATGGTTAGCAgcggcggaacttgaactcggatacaggtggggcgagtgtaaattttttttaaatatttcatATTCAGCAGGGACGAACACTAAGAAAAACCTTAATttttagtaaatttttttttttttttttttttttttttttttttttttttgtgtaaaaATTTTTGTTGCGTAAAATCCAGTGTGGACGGATACCCACCTTGGGTTACCCTATGTTCCGCCTCTGATGGTTAGGAGACTTGTGAGCAGTGTAGTAAAAGGCGAGAAAAGCTGTCGGCTAGACGAAAAGGCGATGTGTTAGCGTTGTTAATTAGGCCACCGGCATCAAAGAAAGGAAGGCGATCACCTTCGTTAATATTCAGGGTTTCAGTTCACTAGTGgctttatattaaaattatgacTTCTCTCATTCTCCTACAAGGCCACAAGGCATTAAAAGCTGTAGTAGGTATACTTTGAAGATAATTAAAAATTTTAGTTATTTCATTAAAATTTAAGTTTTAAGTATCTACTTTGTTACCAGTAGTTTAGTTCATTTAAATCTTACCTGTTTTGGGTTTATTATCTGTAACACGACTATTTTAATGGTATCCATGCTGTATATCTTCATATTATACCTTtactactagtgaaatgacccgtggaatcacgggtttgtttaaacaaaacagtttaatgatatgttttaggtattaagtgaaagtaaatgctaaagttatttagtttaatgacccgtggaactacaaagcccgactaagaaactcgtcagctgaacatttaatcaattaaacaatccacatccaatcataagagataatattggttgtcattttattttaaaagtgtaaattaaaatataaatgtagaattggtttccttctgcctaacttttataccttctcgtacgcaattcaaaataattaattaaaataatttaaaactatttaattttaataattaaaataattattaataagatttaataatttaataataataattaattaataagatttaatttaaattcaaaattattttgattaatgacatcactcaccatgcttagatttttttctttttctttttaattttttcttaacaaaggaattagcctaataatgacatcatcattttagcaatataatagaaactatagatgtatactttatataatatCATATGCTACTAGCCAATATTAACAACTTAGTACACTTGGTGATCGCTTTTTCTCACCTCTTGTCTAAGTCAAATGCAGAGGCATGTCGCCTTGGCTCCACTTTTGCCTTTAGCTACCTTTTTTGTGAGTAACATGTAGTTATGCATCTTTAGTTTTCTCCCGGCTTGTCGATGTTGGCTAAGGAACTCTCTTTTAGAAATCATTGATCTAATCTGATCAGGAGCTTGATCACATTCACAAATACGGAGTAGCTTTTATTATGTTGTCAAGCACTTTTCTACTTGAGTTGACATGCTAACATAATGTTGCTATATTTTGTATGTTTATGgtgtagtattatttattatttcctGACACTTTTTGAAACTATGCTTGCAGGTATTCACGAGGTATGCCCGGTGTCTTTAGCATATGGCAGAGTTTCATGACTACTAGCTGCCCCACACAACGCTTCCCTTCCACCCATACATATCTTATAACCTTGTCACCATTGTAGTATTGTCTAATATTGGGAAATTATTCAATTAGCTTCCCTCACTTAAATTGATTTATGGCATTATCTATGTTAATGCAAGTTTCTATTAGTTAATTCAGCCATTTTCCCACCTTCTGTCATCACTTGTATGGGCTATTTTAAGTGACATTAGCTACTCTGAAGTTTGCCTGAAGTGTGACTTTTCCTAATTACTTGAAACATAATAATTTTTATCATGTGTAGGAAATGCTGAAGGACGTGGTGAGAACCAAGACATACCAAAATGTTATTTACAAAAATAAACATTTGTTCAAGGACAAGATTGTTCTTGATGTTGGTGCTGGGACTGGAATACTATCCCTCTTCTGTGCAAAAGCTGGGGCAAAGCATGTTTATGCCGTATGTAGCTTGTTTCCCTTTCATTTAATTTGTACTAGCATGCTCGTGCTCCTTTTTGCATCGATTAAATTTTGTTGTTGTTTAGTTGATATAATTATTATGTACTAATTACATTCATATCACACTACTTGCTTGCAGATCGAGTGCTCACAGATGGCTGACATGGCGAAAGAGATTGTTGTAGCAAATGGGTTTTCAAATGGTAATAGCATCTTTTGAAGTCAAGGTTGtatgatataatatataaaatcttgGAGATACTCGTAATCTGATACATCTTTGTTCTGCATCAACCGTGTAGTTATAACTGTTTTGAAAGGAAAAGTTGAAGAAATAAACCTTCCTGTTTCTCAAGTTGATATAATTATATCAGAATGGATGGGGTACTTCCTATTATACGAGAACATGTTAAATACAGTTTTGTATGCTCGTGACAAGTGGCTGGTAAGTGTAACCTCTCTTTTGTCTTTTGTTTTGTGTCTTCTCGGATTATTGTACATTAGCGTGATTTACCATCTGTTTATGCTTCTCAAAATCTTTGTTTGCCTTACACAGGTTAATGATGGAATTGTGTTGCCTGATAATGCGTCTCTTCATTTGACAGCAATAGAGGATTCTGAGTACAAAGAAGACAAAATAGAATGTAAGCAATAGGAGGTTTTATTCTTATGATAATTTTGTTGTGCGTTACCTGAAACGAATTGTTTGTTTTTACTCATTTGACCTCTTAGAGATAAAACATATCCAGTCATAAGGAAATTAACCACCATTGTCAACCATATTCCTGTGTGAAAGACTACAAATTTTCTTCAAATATTGTTGAATTTGTTTGTTATGGCCACAGTTTGGAACAATGTATACGGCTTCGACATGAGCTGCATCAGGAAGCAGTCGATGATGGAACCTCTTGTTGACACAGTTGAGCAGAATCAGATTGTCACAAATTGTCAGATGCTTAAGGTTGGgtgatatatatactatatatacttCTACTTCTGTTCATAATCATGCTGAGAAACACACACAAATGTCTTGTAATGACAGTGATTAATTTGTTGTACAGAACATGAATATCTCGAAGATGACGTCCGGGGATGCATCCTTCACAGCCCCGTTCAAGCTCGTGGCTGAACGTGATGATTACATTCATGCTCTTGTAGCTTATTTTGACGTCTCTTTTAGCGTGTGCCACAAAATGACAGGGTTCTCCACAGGTTAGCTATTTACCATTTTTCGTTACATGCACAGGTTTTGATCATATTTGGATAGAATTTTTTTACTATATTAATACTAAtctaacctttatatatatatatatatatatatatatatatatatatatatatatatatatatatatatatatatatatatatatatatatatatatatatatatatatatatataatagagaaAAGCCGACTATCGGAATCGAACCGATGACCATCGCATTACAAATGCGATGCTCTAACCTCTGAGCTAAGCAGGCTCACATAACATAAATTCAATATGCATAGGaattcaataataataaaattaaataatataataataatataataatcaataataaaacaaataaaaaaagaaagaaataGGAAAGAGAGGATTCAAGAGGCCCGTAAGGATCAAGATAAAGATGACTGAGCCAACTTGATAGAATCTGCTGTGTGATAGAAatcaaacttaataaaaaaaataaagaacctAAAAGACCTTTATTTTCGTCATTCTATCTATTCTTCTATCTTCTATTCTATACTTTATTTACATgtaataaaatacatatatatacatatacatatacatatacatatacatatacatgtatgtatgtatgtatatatgtgtgtatatatatatatatatatatatatatatatatatatatatatatatatatatatatatatatatatatatatatatatataaaaattgatttATGAGGTTATACTTTGTTTCcaccatttttttttttacattaatgTTTAACCAGTTTAGACATAACCTGAATTAACCAATTCATAGTTGGATTTTTCTAAACCCCTCAAATGGACCAACGGCTTGATATTGTTGCACTCTTTATTGTGATCCAGGGCCTAGGTCAAGGAACACACATTGGAAACAAACGGTGCTATATCTTGAAGATGTGTTGACTATATGCCAAGGAGAGTTTGTTACTGGAACCATGACTGTGACCCAGAACAAAAAAAATCCCCGAGACGTTGATATCACCGTCAAGTACTCCCTAAATGGGCGTCGATGCAATGTCTCAAGAACCCAACAATACAAAATGCGATGATACCCCATTTGAGCCACCTTCAAACACAATGGCAGAGATTTGTTGAGGTCTGCCTGATCGCTTTTTAGGGATAATCAGAGGGGGAATCTGGGGCCTGTTGAAAGTTATTTACAAGGTGCAGTTTATGCATCAAATTTTGTATCCAAATTGGTTTTTTTTTACATTCATGACATTGTATCATTTTATTTATGGTCACATGATGGCTCTAATATATCTCTGCTTTTTGATTGAAATGCCATTTTTGTTTGTGACATAATACTATCAGCCTACAACCCAATCCACGGTGAACGCAGATAATCTAATGATAGAACGTGTCGAATTAAACTATTTTGGATGGATGGTAAAGATAACTCTTCAAAAAGTTTTTACCTCGTATATACTTCCAAAAGGGCCTTTGGCATCCCTGTATCAAGTTAGTTCAATGGATTATTTGTTCTATTGTGTGTGTTTGTCGTTTTTTAAAGAAAAGTTTATTTGCTCTAAGATGGTGTCGTATCTTTGTTGGCGACAGCTCTCCGTTTCATGGCGAAGCCCTCCACATGACCGCAAAATTGGGTACAAAATGTTATCCTTTAGTAGAGGTATGTTTATACATCCGATTAATGTTTGTATACCATTGATAACTTTTAATCTGTGTGGCCTATTTCGCTCTTTTCCTTCACTGCTTTAAATTTTAATAATCCAAGTTGACCGATTCTTTTAACATAAATAAATGAATTCGCCCAAGATACATGCAATGCTGATTCCCCTTGAGTGTTTTCTGATGAAATATGGATTTTTCAGACCATGCCAGTTTAATGATAGCCTGAGGAGTCCTCTCAGCCCGTACTACATCAACCCCAAGCTTCTCTACCCTCAAAATATGGGTGTGAAGCTTAGACCCATAAAAACACTTATCTAGTTAacactttctttctttctttcgccTAACATATTTAAACAAAAAAAAGCAAAATATGTGTCAAAGATACACATGTAGGATCATTTGGGGTATTCTTGTTTTATATGTAATGGTAGATATACAATCATAGATACAGAGGGAAtgggattttttttttatttgaatgATTAGCAGTCCCATTCATTTTTAGCCTATTTGAATCTGAAACTCTGTAACTATCATGTGAAGATGAAAATATAATCATGCTGCAGGTTAGTTGATCGAAACTAGTTCAGTATAATGTTAGCCCCACTTGGCCACTTCTATGACTGTTATATGGCAATAGGAGCAAGATGGGCGGGTTTGGTAATGGATCGAAACAAGTTCAGTATAGCAAGTAATTTGAATACAGGCCGGCTTAGTTTGACCTTCAAATAGTTATGGTCCATTTTTATTGAACACATAAATAGATAAATAGTTGATGTATTACATATGATTCCCAAAaaaatattattaacaaaattagatATACTCGTAAGTAATTGAAACCATGTAAACACTTTTGGTCACTTATGACCTGTTCAGAACATTTTAATATGTTTAATCTATGCAAGTTTTATTTAAGCTGCTATAGGTAAACCATTCGCATCAAAACATTTCGAAGTTGGTGGTTAGCAATATACTTATGACAGTACCTTATCTGGTATCTCAATAGGAACATAGTAGTATTACATATCACCAGAATACATCAATCAATTAATGAATATCAataattaacataaataataagtaaacttaaACATATAATATCAATCGTCAGCTAAAAGTAGATATTAATTACATGCAAACAAAAGTGCCATCTATAAGTATATTGACGATCACATACATCTTAAAACTTGGACTGAATGTTGTTGATAACGTTGTCGCTAGTTTGGAAGGCCTTAGCAAGAATATCAATTGATAAATCAGGATTTGAACCAAAAACAGCATTCGCAATTGTGACGATGCCAGGGTTTTGGCTACTCAATCCTGAAATTGCAAGTGCTCTAGTGGTTCCGATGTTTCTTTGGAAATGTACGAGTCTCATTGGGAAAACAAAAACATCACCTTTATGAAGTATTGTAGTGATTAAACGGTTTTCAGGATTCGATGTGACAAATCCGACCTCAAGAGTGCCTTCGATGAGGGTCAAGAGCTCTGTAGCACGAGGATGAAAATGAGGTGGGTTAAGACCCCCTGGTTCATAGTCAACACGAGCCATTGCGATTCCTAGAGTGTTAAGCCCTGGTAACTGTTGTACGAAAACTGGGGTCACCTTCGACCCAACTGGATTTGATGTGTTTCCTCTCATGCGTATCCCACTAAAGTAGAAATCCTCTGCTTTAACCGTACTCGGGTTTTTGCAAGCGAATCCGTTCACTAGAACTGCCATAAAAACATTGAAATCAGAGGTGACTTTATGATGAGTTGGGTAACGAGTCAATACAATACAGGGAGGGCAATATGCTGAAATTTCATTATAAAACCCGTGTTAAGATGTGAATTATGGACTTGAATCCACTTTGATAGACTTTTAGCTGGTTTTCATATAATTGAATCGTTTACCTTAATGCATATGACCCGTTGATATATAACATAACTGAAACTGACCCGTTTATAAATGGATGGAGATGACCACATCCATATGAAGTCCAAACACAGAAACTGAAAAAATGAATGAAACGGATATGGTACCTTGGCTATTTGTATCTGCCACACAAAAATCTTGTAGAGGACCGGGCTCCCCTGCGATGGCTATGGAGAAAATGAGTGCTACAAGGAAGAAAGTGCCAAAAACACGGGCCATTGTTGATGGGGTGGTTATGATATTGTGAAGAAAATGGTTGTAAATGTAGGCTGCTTATATAGTGAAATAAGGCACAGAAGCAgtcatattatatattaattattattattattattattattattattattattattattattattattattattattattattattattattattattataataaacttaaaagtattaaaacttacaaaaaattagtggggagcctagagacaatctgggctcccacacctctagcaatagcaaaacctatcctagtaaaaatatgagcagcagcaccggcaccaatatcttgcgccatcgaactcttctgaacccgctttagcaaagaaacagcatccttttctaattccccaagggaagaaaatgagaaaggaatgaaaccataaccaatcgtctgacagctagattcgtacttgacccgcttccgacgagccgcatcaaccacaacacgtccagggacaaagtcagaaagcccagactgtgtcaaaggagaagaccctgtcaaataaaatattattattattattattattattattattattattattattattattattattattattattattattattattattattattattgttatatagtaaaataaaatattttataaGTAATATTTACATTTACAGAGTCACCTAAAGTTGAGAAAGTCATATTACATGCCACCTGAGTAATGAATTAGTCTTTCTGAAATagtcatatcattattattattattattattatccatgcatcatattcatgcatgttcatagcaACGCAGCTCAAAAGTTTGTGTTTGTCATGTTCATAATATGAGCAAGCAAATGTTATCAAGGGTAACTAACCACTAACTTATTAATATTCTATTCAGTTCGTGTTACATACTTTTATTTTATGAATATGAATTTTAGTTGGATACATAATTGATTACTACAGTGTTTATCTCATGGAAAATATCACAAGTGACTGAAGTGAGGTAGCTAGGGTTTTCTACGGAACGAGCTCTGCTGCCCTCACGTTGCGATTGATAAAAAAGAGGCAAAAATAGAAAAAATGAACATAAATTGAACTAGGTAAATAAACCTCAAAGTTTACAAAAATAAAGggaaaaagaaaaaataataataataataataataataataattataataattataattataatgattatattaataataacaacaataataattataatcgatTTGTAATAAGTGAAAAGTTATGTGCTTGATTTATAATAAGTGAAAAATAACTATTACCATTTTCGTGTTTTAGTTGTTGTTTTGTCGAGAAGGATCCATATGTTCcatcaataaagtgagacgtacgTACGTTGACGATTGGTAACAAGCATTTAATAAAATAGGAAAAagctatattataataataataataataataataataataataataataataataataataataataataataataataataataataataataataatattaatataaatgagtagttattaaaaaataaaaagttaTGTGGTTGATCTATCATAAGTTGAAAGTTTTGTGATTAATTTGTAAAAAAGTGAAAAGTTTTGTGTTAATTTGTCACAAAATAAGAAGTGTATTATTCTTAAATTTTGTTTTAGATAAGGGAATAATAAACTTGAgatcaaatatataaataatcaATTTTTAAATCTTAAATATAATATAAGAATTGATTGATGAttatattttttaattaaaaaCACATTTTTACAAAGTAGGTTTCTCTATGGCTTACGAATACGCACTTTTATTGAACGAACCATAACATTTCGCCCTAAGAAAATAATATTGCAAAAATTCCCTCGCAATCCCAAGTAGGTATTGCTAATGGCCTAAAAACTCGGTCGTGACAAAAAAAATTTGGGTTATGCCTGTTTTTTTTTTGGCTTGCGACTAAGAAAAATCTTACGTAGCGATTGAAAATTTTTCGATCATGACCGGTTTTTTTGGGGCTTGTGACTAGAAAAAAGTCAGGTCACAACCTCTAAACTTGGACAAGCCATATTTTTTGTTTTGTAGCTAAAATTTAGTTACAATTTTATTTAAAGACGTGTATTTTTGTGATTTACATATTAATAAATTGTCGGAAGTCCCAAAAATTTGTTTAAGTCAAAAAACATTAAAGTAGAAGCGCGTAGTCGCCCTGAAATTAACCAGCTCGCAAAATGGTTCGAAAACTCAACTACAAAGAAAAATAGTTATAAACTAGTCAACTCTGTATATGTGAGGAATCGATGAATTAGATACTTTAGGATCTACATATCATTTAGCATACGAAACCTTAATTAATCAATTTTTTTTGCAAAATAGAAGTAGTCATCTACTGAATCACGTTTAAAAGTAGAGTTCCCCCTTTTTTGTTTATATATGTTCCAAAGTAAATATGTACTACTAAAAAACCAGTGAAATCTCAAtttaatctatatctatatcattcATGGAAGTAACGGTTAAATAAGAAATACTCAATAAAGGGATATAGTTGCATAATAATCTAATTACAATAActtatgaaataaataaatggTAAATTAAACAATTCACAaacatatactccgtattataGTATAGTATCTTTATTATGTTGGGGGACATATTTTATTTTTTGAGATGAAAAGAGCTGAGTACTAGTAGTTATCCAATTAAAAAGTCTCTTTTTAAATTATCATATACTAGTGGAGTGCCCCGCACGTTGCGGCGGATGTACCGACTTCTTGTTATGTATCGAAGCGGGCGTTGAAACTGATGTTATGCTGCTAATATCTACATCAATATTTTACATAAGGTCATCTGTCCAAAAGGGAGAGCAGCTAATGTTTTGGATAATATTTACATAATAAAGCTACCAAACCaaaatattacattagtattcattAGATAATAGTTGCTTAACAAAAGCTAAGGTGTTGGTACAACAAAATACTGGTGCTTTATCTTTTACTCCTTATTTCTTTTCACTGGATCCCGGTTATACATGTTAGTATATTGTTAAAATTATACCTGAAGTTAACGGACAGTTGAAAAATGCGACTCACCTCCTCCTTCGAATAACACTCTTTGTTTTGTACCCGGCGTATATAGTCTGCACAAATTTCTTAAACGACGTTGATAATTGTACTTAGGTGTATATTTTTATAATGTTTAGTACCTGTAAGCATGGAATTCCTTGCTCTTGCACGACTCTGTAGCTGATTATAAGACACAAAATTTAAGTGTTGCTTTAAAATTCATCTGATTGGATCAAATGTATTTGAGTATACATGCCAATTCTTATAGTTATTGCTGTTAGTAACGTTCGTTGCCATTCTGGAGTTTTCCCGGTTTAAAAATCAGAAATCTAGTAGACCCTGGCAATTTGCAAGATTGTGTAACAAATAGAATAGAGATAGATTTGGAAATAGAGAATAAAGTTTGTTTCTATTATGATTACCTGTTTGTTGATTGAGAAACATACAACAATAGCCTACTTGCGTTGAATCCGGTGGGTTTCTCACCACTAGGGCTGTAAATGAGCCAAGCTACTCGCGAgctactcgagctcggctcgtCAAAAGCTTgattcgagccgagcctaaacgagctcgagtTCGAGCTTAACATAGGGCTCGTTTAATTAACGAGCTCGATCTCGAGCTTTACATGTCGAGCTCGAttaagctcgcgagcctaaacgagctttttatatatatatatatatatatatatatatatatatatattaatgtaagttTATTTACGGAGTAATTCGGATCGAAATCTACGTCAATTCTTCTCCCGAAAATGACTTTCCAAATTTCCAATAAATTTTCAATATACCCCATTAAATCTCTGCTGTCACCACCTATCTCGACCAATAAAAGGTTTTGTAATTAATAATTACAcctaatatttatactaatatatactacgtatgagaGAAGACACACATACTCTTtaatttttcttcttcattttACAACTTTATCTTTTCAATCTTTTCAATTCTTACTCATTTTTTTGTTTCAATGTTTAACAAGGTATTAAAGCTGCAAGCATCAAATTTTTAACAGGGTAGTGTCTTCGATCTCAATCTCTTGTTTATATTTACCGTATTTTATTGTTCAAAATTCTAAATATTCTGAACAAAGGTAGAAAGAATCTacgtaatttttttttgttttacagGACATCTTACTATACACAAGACAAGATTACACATGAAGTTTAGCTTTTTGCAACACAAAGTATTACAGTAGATCGTATGTAGTATGTTTAGATATTTTGTTAGTGATTTTAATATCGAATTATTGAAGCCAAATATATAGATCTTATGTATTCTTTTACTATACGATTTATTGACTTTTTCAATCAGAATGTTTTTGAACGTCAATATGTCATTTATTTTGTAATACATTTGTTTATTATCTTTGGTGGTGtgagttgtagcgacccgaccaaaaccgttattgacggcgtcgttaacttaggtcccgttgcgtggtcgtagtccctatatgagactcgtttgaccaaaattatgtcgcatccatttgaaaggtacaagacttacaagtttagtttacaaaaaccgttcgacaacaagtctaagtttacaaagtcataaagtataaatgaaataacttgcgacataattagtttaaaaacacagttgctataagtagcgcaagtatgtaaacaaaagtttgaatccaaaagtgctatccctagcgtatgtatgtatgtatgcttgaccccaagcaagaaatcagagtgtatgcatgtatgctcgactccaagcaagtatgagtgtacgcgaaagcatgtatcaaatagccaagtatgaacctgagaaaacatatagaaaactgtcaacgaaaaacgttggtgaaatcataggtgtttgtaataaacgttgtttttgaaccacaagatttagtattcccatagttgattatcaaaatcgtttgcattccaaaagtattgttcgcgagcacccaattatcaagacttaacgtttccttccattgaaccccatcactatagtgttagaacatacactgtttctcaaaaatatatttcacccgtagacggtagcgaaccgtccgtagtgagggtttgtcaaacccgtatggccacacaatataagttctcgcttacaccctgcaagtgtaactaatgataatcgaattgaggatttttgttctaactcgctgtggaatgtttgttttccttgtacttgtgttcaaagtataaaagtaagtagcaccaaatgtaacaaagtatatgtttctcagcccacaatttaaagtataaaaagttgttgaaaaggtgggactatgatctcacctcgagtgcacgagtataaaagtacttcaacaagtaaacgtgtgcatgaaagttgcttagccttgacctaaacaagtaagttatatcaattaaccggttacgacacaaggtcgggtgaaatgtgttcaattagtcctatggctcgttacgactcgattaagtatagcatgtgaatcacgttgtcaagtttcatacaagaaacaagtataaaagcatgttagaatgattgtataaaagtttggttaagtttgactaaaagtcaaacttggtcaaagtcaacgaaaaagtcaacacgttcgggttcggtcccgaactatttttctgagatttttattcatatataagcatattagaacaagtttcatgtgaatcggaggtcgatagctagtcaaacatttcgcgtgaaatgcgccaaagtgagcagaatctggccaggcgattctgcgcgccgcgcggggatgtggcgcgccgcgccactacctggccagagaattctggtcagttttcaaagtatgcacgaaccaaaacacaaacattcacattttatgatccgcaaacaattagaacatgtattttatatcatcggaaagctatttcgacaaggaatacaactaaccacttatcattaatcaaaaacatcatttacaataaccgaaaactcgtcaattgatcaagaaaggtttattttcaaagtttcaagttcgtaaaacgtattttatgattcgggaatccaatttacacatacgatatgccgttttgaaggtaatgaagcatacattacaactaaacacttactaataacatttcatggcattcgaaacatcaaaagctcattttaagtctatcaaaccctaaccaaaatccgcaaaaatcaatattcatgtttttgaagtttccttaatcaacctacgcatcaaaacgaagctagtgatactagtaacacaattaaaacatgcactttaacaatctaacaacattaactcatccaaaatcaaggattaagctaacccatttcaaatgttcaaactagttactcaaaacaacgaatcgagcaaacaaaacatatattcatgttatacacgagccatagacactaactaacacaatttcaagtcaaaaacacgaatttaaagaaatctagagttttag
This genomic window from Rutidosis leptorrhynchoides isolate AG116_Rl617_1_P2 chromosome 2, CSIRO_AGI_Rlap_v1, whole genome shotgun sequence contains:
- the LOC139890491 gene encoding protein arginine N-methyltransferase 1.1-like, whose product is MTEATNFKFCSYEDADETIEEAATASSNLEQDSTMCDTEDHQTSADYYFDSYSHFGIHEEMLKDVVRTKTYQNVIYKNKHLFKDKIVLDVGAGTGILSLFCAKAGAKHVYAIECSQMADMAKEIVVANGFSNVITVLKGKVEEINLPVSQVDIIISEWMGYFLLYENMLNTVLYARDKWLVNDGIVLPDNASLHLTAIEDSEYKEDKIEFWNNVYGFDMSCIRKQSMMEPLVDTVEQNQIVTNCQMLKNMNISKMTSGDASFTAPFKLVAERDDYIHALVAYFDVSFSVCHKMTGFSTGPRSRNTHWKQTVLYLEDVLTICQGEFVTGTMTVTQNKKNPRDVDITVKYSLNGRRCNVSRTQQYKMR
- the LOC139890492 gene encoding putative germin-like protein 2-1 — translated: MARVFGTFFLVALIFSIAIAGEPGPLQDFCVADTNSQVLVNGFACKNPSTVKAEDFYFSGIRMRGNTSNPVGSKVTPVFVQQLPGLNTLGIAMARVDYEPGGLNPPHFHPRATELLTLIEGTLEVGFVTSNPENRLITTILHKGDVFVFPMRLVHFQRNIGTTRALAISGLSSQNPGIVTIANAVFGSNPDLSIDILAKAFQTSDNVINNIQSKF